ATTTAAGAACTAGGAGAAACACAATATTATTCTGATATTTATCCTTAAATCATCACTGGTACAAAATGAAACAGACATAAATTCCAATGTGTTAGACTGCCACAACTCAGGACTCAGAAGAAGGATAACGTTGCTTGGACACTAAGTGATATTCAAACATATTATCAGTCGAGAAAATGTATAATTGTTGTTTACCTTTCAGAATCTGCCTTTGTTAAAACACATAGAGGATGGCCATATAACTGAGGAGGCTTGTCCATAATTATCCTTAAAGTCTCGCTGTTTATTCACaatctcctctatttcctccatcAATCACATTTGTGTTTGTCTCAGGAGGGGCTGACACCCACGAGTTTTATCCatgtctctccatttttcttctctctccttcagaaactcctcctctgcctctatgAGGTCTGCTTGTGTATGCCCCTTAGCTGGATGTGAAGCACCTGGTCCAGCCATTGCTCTCTGGGTAGACTGGGCACCACGATCTTTATCCacgtctctccatttttcttctctctccctaagaaactcctcttctttctctatgaGGTCTGCTTGTGTATGCCCCTTAGCTGGATGTGAAGCACCTGGTCCAGCCATTGCTCTCTGGGTAGACTGGGCACCACGATCTTTATCCatgtctctccatttttcttctctctccttcagaaactcctcctctgcctctatgAGGTCTGCTTGTGTATGCCCCTTAGCTGGATGTGAAGCACCTGGTCCAGCCATTGCTCTCTGGGTAGACTGGGCACCACGATCTTTATCCacgtctctccatttttcttctctctccttcagaaactcctcttctttctctatgaGGTCTGCTTGTGTGGGCCTCTTAGCTGGATGTGAAGCACCTGGTCCAGCCCTTGCTCTCTGGGTAGACTGGGCACCACGATCTTTATCCacgtctctccatttttcttctctctccttcagaaactcctcttctttctctatgaGGTCTGCTTGTGTATGCCCCTTAGCTGGATGTGAAGCACCTGGTCCAGCCATTGCTCTCTGGGTAGACTGGGCACCACGATCTTTATCCacgtctctccatttttcttctctctccttcagaaactcctcttctttctctatgaGGTCTGCTTGTGTATGCCCCTTAGCTGGATGTGAAGCACCTGGTCCAGCCATTGCTCTCTGGGTAGACTGGGCACCACGATCTTTATCCacgtctctccatttttcttctctctccttcagaaactcctcctctgcctctatgAGGTCTGCTTGTGTGGGCCTCTTAGCTGGATGTGAAGCACCTGGTCCAGCCATTGCTCTCTGGGTAGACTGGGCACCACGATCTTTATCCacgtctctccatttttcttctctctccttcagaaactcctcctctgcctctatgAGGTCTGCTTGTGTGGGCCTCTTAGCTGGATGTGAAGCACCTGGTCCAGCCATTGCTCTCTGGGTAGACTGGGCACCACGATCTTTATCCacgtctctccatttttcttctctctccttcagaaactcctcctctgcctctatgAGTTCTGCTTGTGTGGGCCTCTTAGCTGGATGTGAAGCACCTGGTCCAGCCATTGCTCTCTGGGTAGACTGGGCACCACGATCTTTATCCacgtctctccatttttcttctctctccttcagaaactcctcctctgcctctatgAGGTCTGCTTGTGTGGGCCTCTTAGCTGGATGTGAAGCACCTGGTCCAGCCATTGCTCTCTGGGTAGACTGGGCACCACGATCTTTATCCacgtctctccatttttcttctctctccttcagaaactcctcctctgcctctatgAGGTCTGCTTGTGTGGGCCTCTTAGCTGGATGTGAAGCACCTGGTCCAGCCATTGCTCTCTGGGTAGACTGGGCACCACGAAACTCCCCTGCCTCTACAGAGCCATGATTTCTTAAACGAGGCACTTGCTCTCCAGGTGATTTCTGTACGAATGATGTTTGTAAATCAATGTTAGGAAATATCATagctaggaaaaaaagaaaaatgcagaatACACGAAATCAACCGAAATTAACACTTGGTGCAGTACTTATACGATAGGTTAGTGGCTACATGACAAAGATGAAACCATGGGGAAGTTTTAATCGGGCCACAGTCTACATTTTAAAAAGAGGAGCACCTGTGGGGGAAAATGAATTTGTTTCCCTAAGAAAGGGGAGGAACTAGGCTTATATGTAATTTTAAACTGAGTACCCTTATGCATCATTTGAAAAAGAGGTAGCGAGTGCATTATTCTGTAAGCGTAACAAAAGTAAATATTGTATTAAAGTTTATCCAGTGTCAATTGCACCATCCAGTGTCAGATTTGAATACAACTCTGGGTCAGCATTATCATTTACGCTGAAATCTTAATGTGTAATGATGTCGTTAATGCCATGGAAATCATGGAGTTGAGCTACTGATAACCTTTATtcttaacaatagcaataacaaaactggaggcatcttttccagcggttacgggaaacgcgacacctcttgcgcggCAGGAATCGAGCAGACAGTTGTCTtttatgcatattcgtacttacattggatatctataacaccgcactacccaccataagatatcaaaagtcatcttggatatcatattccaaaatactgtttgtttacctgtcggaaaaataaccagtacagtaaaatagcaagccgtcaaccgcgatcattcccattacgtcacagacaTGGGCGGAGCTCAGAGACCTGTCTCGCCTCCAGTCACGAGACAGCTTTTCGTGTCACGTCGCGTCTCGCGACACCCttattgccaccggaaaagatgccttaGTTCTAACCTTTCCATACCATAGATGCGTTGTCAAAATTCACCAATATATTGTCTGATATGTTGTGGGATATTCAGTGCAGATATAACtctcaaaaatgaaaagaaacacaaagaaggcAAGGTAATTTCCAGGCTGGTAAATCATTCCTATTTACTTCATATATCAATGGAATAAAAAGTAAAGTTATTAATAACATCTCTATTAGGTCACACATTCAAAGCAGAAACCAACATTGTAAATACAAAACCGCAAGGGAATTTGTTATCATGATCCTCGCCTTTCTTTTTGGTCACTTtcaattacgtgtgtgtgtgtttgtgtgtgtgtctgtgtctgtgtgcgtgcgtgcatgtgcctgTGACTGTctgcacatgcgcgcgcacgcgtgtgtatgtgttggagTTTTAATGTCCGTGGCTGAATATATTTAGAAGAATTCTCGAATTTGTTGCATTGTCGTCTAAAATACGATTGGACGCCTTCTGACTCCGCCAGTAGACAAAACCCTAATTATAATCAAGACGAATTCAACCAAAATTTAGAAACCTAACCCAGCGCAGGAGGATAGGATGGTTGGTTTAGTTGTTCTGTTTCCTATATTTCTGTCTCAAGAGACTGATGATTTTTCTACAatttaccatatcattatcactgacccTTCTGGCCTCTACCATACTACCTCCCTGGCTCTTAACTAAGACGCGGTCTTAGTTGGTTAAAAAAAGTAAGATACCACTAGGTGTTGCTAGTCTTCACTTGCGACACTGGCAGACCTTTCACTTAACTGCAACGATGCCAAAGGTTTGCCTCCACCTCTATTCTTAAAAAGTGTACGCTAGTAAATCCTAGAGCATTATTAAACCACTTAACCTGAAGCGAATTTTGCGATGGcaattataaatgttatcattctttgtcgtcattatcatcagtcataaATTAATATCCACATAATCATTTCAacaacattatcatccttatcatcaaatCTATTAATGTTGTTAAGGTCATCTATTGCCACCACAGACTCAGTGTGTGTCTCAAAGGCAATCAGACAGCTGGTGTTCCTGCGACGGTTCTCCATTCCAGGTAACCATTCCAGGTAGTCATTCCAGGTAACCATTCCAGGTTCGCCTTTCTTCGCTGGTAACCGGAGTAATTCCCCGCGCGCCCCTCACTGCTGTTCATCCACCAATCACAGCTTAACTTTCTGTCCAACCAGCTATCACACTCAACTGAACAGACTATAACTGCATAGCCTTTTATCTGGTCATTCTGTTCTAATTTCGAGAAATGTAACTGTGGCTTACTTTTAGCTCCTCAATTTCCTCGAGAAATTCGTGGCGCAGACCCTGGAAAGGGAGTAGGAATACTGTGAATAATTTTAGGACAAATGATGATATActcgtatatacttatatttatattcatgtatatatgtgtgtgtgcctatatatacatatacatgtgtgtgtatatatatatatatatatatatatatatatatatatatatatatatatatatatatatatatatatatatatatatatatatatatatataaagaatataagatatatgtactacatatatcgatatatgtaatatatatacatatacttatatgtgagtatatatatatgtatatatttatgtatgaatagtgtctacagataaatatgcatataaacacacacacacacatataaacatgaaagatagaataatgcactaccgcattgatatgatgaataataattaaacttcgtccaggattcgaacctgggtctttgcatagacattacctatctactcatacttaGGTAAGGATGACGAAGTtttacactccccgtgggcagtcggtgtgtgtgtgtgtgtatcatatagacatatacatgtattcgtaCATATATGTTTTGTGCGCCTTTCCCCTACCTTTAATCGCCATATAAGGTAGATGAATCCAAGCACCTGAAATCAAGAAAAATAGCTTCAtcagaatttcatttttttttttttttttttttggtttccatGTTGCATATATCAATAACTTTGAGCTGAAAATGCAATGTTGCGGTATGATAGTTGGATTCCGGTGTGAAATGTTACCTTACGATGGTTGCCTCGTGTGACATTTAACGTATGTAAAAAAGCATGCTTCCACAGGGACAGGAGATTACACATCGCATTACTGGGTTTATATTTGTATAGTAAATTCTATGCGTCCTCTATTTACAAAAAAAGCAACACATCTCGTACAAAAAACAAATGGACgtgatattattttgttttcaggtaatataaatatacatgcatacaagcacatgtacaaatatagataaaacaCATCTACATTGCATCAATCAGTGGCTTGGCGTATATCTGATGTGATCCTGGCGTACATCTCAGAAACCCTCGATTCCAGCATGCTATGTGGGTGAGCTGAAATATCCTATGGGTGCATCgggggaaaaaatgtaaaatgtcCTCTTTCTTACCAGTAACGCGAGGGCAAGAGACGCCATCTGCAACAAGAATTAGTATTTAGATACAATCATAACTCAGAAGTAACAGCAATGTCCATAATCATTGATACAAACGGATGAAAAAAGAGTAAGTGGAATTGCTTAGGTACATCAAGATATAGCTGAAATCGTGGAAAATCTATGCTTATACTTACAATAATAGCGATTACACTCGAGTCCATTTTAAACTTAAATTCTTCGTAAATAAAGGTAAACAAACGACGCCACGAGAGCACACAGCGTTGGCCGAGGAGCTGAAACTAGTGATAGACGTTCAGACTGAAATATCTTATCATCCCGTTATCATCTGATAAAAAATTCTACGAAATAGTTATTTATTGGTGTTCCGCAAGATGTTTatcgctatgtgtgtgtgtatcgcgtaagtgtacagcacacacacacacacacacacacacacacacacacacacacacacacacacacacacacacacacacacacacacacacacacacacacacacacacacaacaaaaaaatactacaaaaaaTATTAGAAACCAGTCAGACTGTACTGCAACAAACAATACAGAAAACATGTGGTTCTCATGAATCAGAAAAGGCTAAGTGTTTGGATAAACTTGTGCCGAATGTGTCACTGACCATCTGATCAACATCTGAATGGTAATTAAAACCTTTCATTCTAGAAACAGTTTAGCTAACCGAAGACAACACAAAGGAAACAATTCGTTGAGCTAGAACGCGTTGCTAATGATTGACAGATAAGCAACAAAACGTTGATTCTAGTGTCTGATAATGCTTCAGATATGATGAACAGCAGCATGTTTAACTTAAGGGCGTCATCCAGCATGTTTCATAGACACTGAACCTGGTggtgacaaacaacaacaaaatataatggAATAAGAATTCGAAAAGTATTGAAACACTTGCATCGTTCTGTGAAGGCCACGAAAAGGCTGAACGAAATTAAGGCAAAGACCAGAATATAAACTCATTCAAAATGTTGACACGCGCTTGAATTCTACGTATTATGTCTGAACATTACATAGAGCAATATGATGTTGTAACAACTGTGCTTGGTCACCTTTGAAGAGGTGATCTGTGACTGGCTTCACAAGACAGAAATCATATTTGAACCTTTAATCATTTAATTTGAAAATGGAATAACAACCGCAGAATCAGAGCCACAAACATCAGCTTCCCACTAAACatctaaagaaaatgatgaaaccaTCTGGATGTGGTTCGACAAAAAAATAATGGTCAGAGATTCATCGGACATTGTCAGTGGAAGAAGCATTAAAACCTAGCCCAGACTAAGATACACTTTATCGAAGCAGCAACAATGTATCTGCACTGCCCCGATACATCTGCTCAACAACTGAGCAGCAATCCAAATATGTTGCTCCTAGTTTAGCAAATGTTGCGAAACACGAGCGACTTTATCCAGCGACCGCTGTGAGACAGGCGAGAACACTTGCACCAACATGTATCCGAATTGACTTCCAGATCATTTTGGTTTTCTAGGAGGGGCGTTTCACTGCCCAAAATAGCAAACGAAATTTCCTGGATGTCCGTATTTTCAGACACATTTGTCAGGGATTTTCGAATTTCCTAGGGATTTCCAAAATTTAGAAATGTCAAGATTCCAGAAGCCCGTGTCACGTGTATTTTCCAGTATCCGATCGCACAAAGCAACCGAGAACAAGCCAGTAAACGTCTGGCCAATGGCAGACAGAAGGTAAGATTATTTTGCCCGCAACTTTATATTTTTTCCCATATTCAGTaggaaacagaaacaagaacTCACGAGCAACAACTGTGAAACAAATTTAGATTGTTGCTCAACTGGTGAGTGAATTTTCAGATACTCTGTTGATGGATTGTTGCTCAATAAAGTACCTTGGTCTGGACGTGGGTATGAAAATATTTTGGGATTTGTTGAGATAGTGTTTCAGATACAATGTTGAGCAACAGTGAATCTTGGTCTGGACTAGGCTTAAATTGGAAATGCGCCATTTTCTGGAGGGAAAGCTCTTTAGAAGACGCACTAGATTTTTGGAAAACTCGTGGGCGGCTGTATTCTCGCGTGTCTAAGCTAACATGTGAATACCTGTGTGATCCTGTTACATCAGTACTCTCTGAGCGTTTATACTCCAAAGCTGAGGAACTGATACAGGAAAATGAAACAAACTATGTCAAATATGTGAACGTGTTTAATATTCCAAAGTTGGGAAACTTGAATCAGCAAAGCAAAACTGACTAAAAGTAAAAAATCTCAACATATTCTTGTccttagtgtatatatatatatatatatatatatatatatatatatatatatatatatatatatatatatatatatatatatgattattttgcctatatataatagtgatgataatgataatgaataaataactgtaaactgagataaagagaaaagtaacacaataattttctctttattgtcttCCTAAAATCATCACAGAAATGGGGTGATTTCAAATATCATTTGTGATAATTGTATGAGAAGCTGAATGCTATGTATTTCTAATAAAGttgcaataatcatcatcatcttaaaatCTAAAACTTTGAAGTCTCAGCTTGAATAATATAAGCTCTAATATGCATATTACGAATATGACGCCATGTAATgccaaatatatttatgtaaaagtcAGACAACGTGCCTTTTCAATATCAAGTATTTAAATGCAAAATAACTGATACCTATCTTTCTCAAAAGATATTAATAGTCATAGTTACCTAAATAAATCATGCAACGCCAACCATTTCTGTAGTATGGCAGTGtttaatgaatatgtatagaaAATACTGAATAGACATTTTTATGAAATACAAAACATTAATCACGAATAACGATGTGTTGTGGCAAGTCATTTAT
The DNA window shown above is from Penaeus vannamei isolate JL-2024 chromosome 29, ASM4276789v1, whole genome shotgun sequence and carries:
- the LOC113812616 gene encoding golgin subfamily A member 6-like protein 22 isoform X2, translated to MDSSVIAIIMASLALALLVLGFIYLIWRLKKSPGEQVPRLRNHGSVEAGEFRGAQSTQRAMAGPGASHPAKRPTQADLIEAEEEFLKEREEKWRDVDKDRGAQSTQRAMAGPGASHPAKRPTQADLIEAEEEFLKEREEKWRDVDKDRGAQSTQRAMAGPGASHPAKRPTQAELIEAEEEFLKEREEKWRDVDKDRGAQSTQRAMAGPGASHPAKRPTQADLIEAEEEFLKEREEKWRDVDKDRGAQSTQRAMAGPGASHPAKRPTQADLIEAEEEFLKEREEKWRDVDKDRGAQSTQRAMAGPGASHPAKGHTQADLIEKEEEFLKEREEKWRDVDKDRGAQSTQRAMAGPGASHPAKGHTQADLIEKEEEFLKEREEKWRDVDKDRGAQSTQRARAGPGASHPAKRPTQADLIEKEEEFLKEREEKWRDVDKDRGAQSTQRAMAGPGASHPAKGHTQADLIEAEEEFLKEREEKWRDMDKDRGAQSTQRAMAGPGASHPAKGHTQADLIEKEEEFLREREEKWRDVDKDRGAQSTQRAMAGPGASHPAKGHTQADLIEAEEEFLKEREEKWRDMDKTRGCQPLLRQTQM
- the LOC113812616 gene encoding golgin subfamily A member 6-like protein 22 isoform X1, which codes for MDSSVIAIIMASLALALLVLGFIYLIWRLKGLRHEFLEEIEELKKSPGEQVPRLRNHGSVEAGEFRGAQSTQRAMAGPGASHPAKRPTQADLIEAEEEFLKEREEKWRDVDKDRGAQSTQRAMAGPGASHPAKRPTQADLIEAEEEFLKEREEKWRDVDKDRGAQSTQRAMAGPGASHPAKRPTQAELIEAEEEFLKEREEKWRDVDKDRGAQSTQRAMAGPGASHPAKRPTQADLIEAEEEFLKEREEKWRDVDKDRGAQSTQRAMAGPGASHPAKRPTQADLIEAEEEFLKEREEKWRDVDKDRGAQSTQRAMAGPGASHPAKGHTQADLIEKEEEFLKEREEKWRDVDKDRGAQSTQRAMAGPGASHPAKGHTQADLIEKEEEFLKEREEKWRDVDKDRGAQSTQRARAGPGASHPAKRPTQADLIEKEEEFLKEREEKWRDVDKDRGAQSTQRAMAGPGASHPAKGHTQADLIEAEEEFLKEREEKWRDMDKDRGAQSTQRAMAGPGASHPAKGHTQADLIEKEEEFLREREEKWRDVDKDRGAQSTQRAMAGPGASHPAKGHTQADLIEAEEEFLKEREEKWRDMDKTRGCQPLLRQTQM